One window from the genome of Rhodopseudomonas sp. P2A-2r encodes:
- a CDS encoding substrate-binding domain-containing protein: MLAATALLTTTVAHADDLKIALIYGKTGPLEAYAKQTETGLRMGFEYATKGTMMVDGRKIVVITKDDQSKPDLSKAALAEAYQDDNADIAIGTSSSAAALADLPVAEENKKILIVEPAVADQITGEKWNRYIFRTGRNSSQDAIANAVAIGKPGVTIATLGQDYAFGRDGVAAFKEALAKTGATLAAEEYVPTTTTDFTAAGQRLFDALKDKPGRKIIWVIWAGGGDPLTKLQDMDPKRYGIELSTGGNILPALAAYKRLPGMEGATYYYYDIPKNPVNDWFVAEHKKRFNAPPDFFTAGGFSAAMAAVTAVQKAKSTDTEKLIAAMEGMEFDTPKGKMIFRKEDHQALQSMYHFKVKVDPDLAWAVNEPIRELKIEDMNIPIRNKR, translated from the coding sequence ATGCTCGCTGCCACCGCTTTGCTAACCACCACGGTTGCGCATGCCGACGATCTCAAGATCGCATTGATCTATGGCAAGACCGGCCCGCTCGAGGCCTATGCCAAGCAGACCGAGACCGGCCTGCGCATGGGTTTCGAATACGCCACCAAGGGCACCATGATGGTCGACGGCCGCAAGATCGTGGTCATCACCAAGGACGACCAAAGCAAGCCCGACCTGTCCAAGGCGGCGCTCGCGGAAGCCTATCAGGACGACAATGCCGACATCGCCATCGGCACCTCGTCGTCGGCCGCGGCGCTGGCCGATCTGCCGGTCGCCGAAGAGAACAAGAAGATTTTGATCGTCGAGCCGGCGGTGGCCGACCAGATCACCGGCGAAAAATGGAATCGCTACATCTTCCGCACCGGCCGCAACTCCTCGCAGGATGCCATCGCCAATGCGGTGGCGATCGGCAAGCCCGGCGTCACCATCGCCACCCTGGGCCAGGACTACGCCTTCGGCCGCGACGGCGTTGCAGCCTTCAAGGAAGCGCTGGCCAAGACCGGGGCCACACTGGCCGCCGAAGAATACGTGCCGACCACCACCACCGACTTCACCGCGGCCGGCCAGCGGCTGTTCGACGCGCTGAAGGACAAGCCCGGCCGCAAGATCATCTGGGTGATCTGGGCCGGCGGCGGCGACCCGCTGACAAAACTGCAGGACATGGACCCGAAGCGCTACGGCATCGAACTCTCCACCGGCGGCAACATCCTGCCGGCGCTCGCCGCCTACAAGCGGCTGCCCGGCATGGAAGGTGCGACCTACTATTATTATGACATCCCGAAGAACCCGGTGAACGACTGGTTCGTCGCCGAGCACAAGAAGCGCTTCAATGCGCCGCCGGACTTCTTCACCGCCGGCGGCTTTTCCGCTGCCATGGCTGCGGTGACCGCGGTACAGAAAGCAAAATCCACCGACACCGAGAAGCTGATCGCAGCAATGGAGGGCATGGAGTTTGACACTCCCAAGGGCAAGATGATCTTCCGCAAGGAAGACCACCAGGCGCTGCAGAGCATGTACCACTTCAAGGTCAAGGTCGATCCAGACCTGGCCTGGGCGGTCAACGAGCCCATCCGTGAACTGAAGATCGAGGACATGAACATTCCGATCCGGAACAAGCGGTAA
- a CDS encoding lytic murein transglycosylase translates to MRSFVCGVALAIAGLSSPASAQPVSAAPQARPNVAAAKPTASSGSRGAACHNGQSFDQFLAGLKQQAVAAGVSQRAVAAASPWLVYDPKIVNRDRGQRVFGQLFTEFSRRMAADYRMQNGQLKIKQHAAAFARAEKEFGVPPAVIAAFWALESDFGAQMGNLPTLPSLVSLAYDCRRSKMFQGETIAALKIIDRGDLSPEEMIGSWAGELGQTQFLPTHYFNYAVDYDGDGHRNLLRSPDDVIGSTANYIANGLKWRRGEPWLQEVKVSADVPWDQADLTIQLPRSKWAQFGVTYPDGRPLPNDSMPASLLLPMGRFGPAFLAYANFAAYTEWNNSLIYSTTAGYLATRIAGAAPMRRPSAQIAQLPFNELKEMQQLLTRAGFNVGKIDGIMGQQSRSAVKTMQLKYGLPADSWPTAELLTQLRAGAR, encoded by the coding sequence ATGCGATCGTTTGTTTGTGGTGTAGCGCTTGCCATTGCCGGCCTCTCCTCCCCGGCTTCCGCGCAACCTGTCTCGGCCGCCCCGCAGGCCAGACCCAACGTCGCGGCGGCCAAGCCCACCGCATCATCGGGCTCGCGCGGCGCCGCCTGCCACAATGGCCAGAGCTTCGACCAGTTCCTCGCCGGGCTGAAGCAGCAGGCCGTGGCCGCCGGCGTGTCCCAACGCGCGGTCGCGGCAGCCTCGCCGTGGCTGGTCTACGATCCCAAGATCGTCAACCGCGACAGGGGACAGCGGGTGTTCGGCCAGCTGTTCACCGAGTTCTCGCGGCGCATGGCGGCGGACTACCGGATGCAGAACGGCCAGCTCAAGATCAAGCAGCACGCGGCGGCGTTTGCGCGCGCAGAGAAGGAGTTCGGCGTGCCTCCGGCGGTCATCGCTGCATTCTGGGCGCTGGAGAGCGACTTCGGCGCGCAGATGGGCAACCTGCCAACCCTGCCCTCGCTGGTATCGCTCGCCTATGACTGCCGGCGCTCGAAGATGTTTCAGGGCGAAACCATCGCGGCGCTGAAGATCATCGACCGCGGCGATCTCTCGCCTGAGGAGATGATTGGCTCATGGGCCGGCGAGCTCGGCCAGACCCAGTTCCTGCCGACGCACTACTTCAATTACGCGGTCGATTATGACGGCGACGGCCACCGCAATCTTCTGCGCAGCCCTGATGACGTGATCGGTTCGACCGCCAACTACATTGCCAATGGCCTCAAATGGCGGCGCGGCGAACCGTGGCTGCAGGAAGTCAAAGTCTCAGCCGATGTGCCCTGGGACCAGGCCGACCTGACCATTCAACTGCCGCGGTCCAAATGGGCGCAGTTCGGCGTCACTTACCCGGACGGCCGACCGCTGCCAAACGACTCCATGCCGGCTTCGCTGCTGCTGCCCATGGGGCGCTTTGGCCCGGCATTTCTGGCCTATGCCAATTTCGCCGCCTACACCGAATGGAATAACTCGCTGATCTATTCCACCACTGCGGGTTACCTCGCCACCCGGATCGCCGGGGCTGCGCCGATGCGCAGGCCATCGGCGCAGATCGCGCAATTGCCGTTCAACGAACTCAAGGAGATGCAGCAGCTGCTGACCCGCGCCGGCTTCAATGTCGGCAAGATCGACGGCATCATGGGCCAGCAGAGCCGTTCTGCCGTGAAGACGATGCAACTTAAGTATGGCCTGCCGGCCGACTCCTGGCCCACAGCCGAATTGCTGACGCAGCTGCGGGCAGGTGCACGCTAA
- a CDS encoding ABC transporter ATP-binding protein encodes MTDMLTMAGVHTHIGRYHILHGVDLAIAEGQTTMLLGRNGAGKTTTLRTIMGLWQASSGQITLGGQRIEGLATPDIARLGVGYVPESMAVFSDLTVKENLILAARDGPLDDARLQWIFGFFPALRKFWLSRAGLLSGGQKQMLSIARAIVEPRKLLLIDEPTKGLAPAIVGALIECFAEIKRSGATILLVEQNFHVAQMIGDAVLVMDNGAIVHRGAMAALAADTPLQERLLGLSLEAHQ; translated from the coding sequence ATGACCGACATGCTGACCATGGCGGGTGTCCACACCCATATTGGGCGCTATCACATCCTGCACGGCGTCGACCTCGCCATCGCTGAGGGCCAGACCACCATGCTGCTCGGCCGCAACGGCGCCGGCAAGACCACCACGCTGCGCACCATCATGGGCCTTTGGCAGGCATCATCCGGACAAATCACCCTCGGCGGCCAGCGCATCGAAGGGCTGGCGACGCCGGATATCGCCCGCCTCGGTGTCGGCTACGTGCCGGAGAGCATGGCGGTGTTTTCGGATCTCACGGTGAAGGAAAACCTGATCCTCGCCGCACGCGACGGCCCGCTCGACGATGCTCGTCTGCAATGGATTTTTGGCTTCTTCCCGGCGCTGCGAAAATTCTGGCTGTCGCGCGCAGGCCTGTTGTCCGGCGGACAGAAGCAGATGCTGTCGATCGCGCGGGCCATTGTCGAGCCGCGAAAACTACTGCTGATCGACGAGCCGACCAAGGGTCTGGCGCCGGCGATTGTCGGCGCGCTGATCGAATGCTTCGCCGAGATCAAGCGCTCGGGCGCCACCATCCTGCTGGTTGAACAGAATTTTCACGTGGCGCAGATGATCGGCGACGCCGTGCTGGTGATGGACAATGGCGCGATCGTGCATCGCGGCGCGATGGCGGCGCTGGCCGCCGACACACCATTGCAGGAGCGGCTGCTCGGCCTCAGCCTGGAGGCGCATCAATGA
- a CDS encoding ABC transporter ATP-binding protein, which produces MTSTLETRDLTIRFGGHVAVNRVSCTFRPGELTAIVGPNGAGKTTYFNLISGQLRATEGSVLFDGVDLTGMSAPLRTRAGLGRAFQLTNLFPNLSVEENVRLAVQAHSGTHYDMLRPWMTRRDLIATADAILDQVALGHRRSVAATVLSHGDQRKLEVALMMALQPKVFMFDEPTAGMSVDEVPVVLDLIARLKQDTTKIILLVEHKMDVVRSLADRIIVLHNGQLVADGSPEEVIASPIVQEAYLGIAPGKTAA; this is translated from the coding sequence ATGACCTCCACCCTCGAAACCCGCGACCTCACCATCCGCTTCGGCGGACATGTCGCGGTCAACAGAGTAAGCTGCACGTTCCGGCCCGGCGAGCTCACCGCCATCGTCGGCCCCAACGGCGCCGGCAAGACCACCTATTTCAACCTGATCTCCGGGCAGTTGCGCGCCACCGAGGGCAGCGTGTTGTTCGACGGCGTCGATCTCACCGGCATGTCCGCGCCGCTGCGCACCCGCGCCGGCTTGGGCCGCGCCTTCCAGCTCACCAACCTGTTTCCGAATCTCAGCGTCGAGGAAAACGTCCGCCTTGCGGTGCAGGCCCACAGCGGCACGCACTACGACATGCTGCGGCCATGGATGACCCGGCGCGATCTGATCGCCACCGCCGACGCCATTCTCGACCAGGTCGCGCTGGGCCACCGCCGCAGCGTCGCCGCCACCGTGCTGTCCCATGGCGACCAGCGCAAGCTGGAGGTCGCGCTGATGATGGCGCTGCAGCCGAAGGTTTTCATGTTCGACGAACCGACTGCCGGCATGAGCGTCGACGAGGTGCCAGTCGTGCTCGACCTGATCGCCCGATTGAAGCAGGACACGACCAAGATCATTCTGCTGGTCGAGCACAAGATGGACGTGGTGCGCTCGCTCGCCGACCGCATCATCGTGCTGCATAACGGACAGCTGGTGGCCGACGGCAGCCCGGAGGAGGTCATCGCCTCGCCGATCGTGCAGGAAGCCTATCTCGGGATCGCGCCGGGAAAGACCGCCGCATGA